The proteins below come from a single Acaryochloris sp. CCMEE 5410 genomic window:
- a CDS encoding anti-sigma regulatory factor gives MPKHYHLSVNSDLNNLPQVLDWFQQLHPTRVAEQEWLECQIALAEGFTNAVSHAHQSLPPTTPIQLELGIELDHVEIRIWDQGPTFDLRQYLQHHPTFPSQDMGGGRGLLLINRIADNVQYRRIDNCQNCLSIVKYLSLNEPIH, from the coding sequence ATGCCAAAGCACTATCATCTAAGTGTTAATTCTGACCTCAATAACCTGCCTCAAGTTCTGGACTGGTTCCAACAGCTGCACCCTACTCGAGTCGCAGAACAAGAGTGGCTGGAGTGCCAGATAGCACTGGCAGAAGGATTTACCAATGCGGTGAGCCATGCCCATCAATCACTACCGCCCACTACCCCCATTCAGTTAGAGCTGGGAATTGAGCTAGACCATGTGGAAATCCGAATTTGGGACCAGGGTCCCACCTTTGATCTACGCCAATATTTACAGCATCACCCTACTTTCCCCAGCCAGGATATGGGCGGTGGTCGGGGGCTGCTGCTGATCAACCGGATTGCTGATAACGTTCAATATCGAAGAATAGACAACTGCCAAAACTGTCTTTCTATCGTTAAGTACCTGTCTTTGAATGAGCCCATCCACTGA
- a CDS encoding PP2C family protein-serine/threonine phosphatase, producing the protein MVKILIIDDDPITQLLLRRTLEKQGYQVTVASDGQEGLSKAQQLCPALIICDWMMPVLDGIGVCQKLKSNPQLSATFFILLTSRSDLDDRIAGLNAGADEFLTKPIDMSELRARVRAGLRLYHLNQDLHEQKQRLEAELAEAAQYVRSILPAPLQSPIQIQSRFIPSSQLGGDCFDYYWLTPDTLILYLLDVSGHGLGAALPSVSILNMLRSQAFPGINYQHPHEVLHALNQRFTMSPENPKYLTIWYGVYHRSRQELVFSSAGHPPALLMSTSEPEVQTLKTPGLPLGMFAEFTYQSQSCNITPHQTLYIFSDGIYEIPKTNNQLLGLEGFSHVLQQLHQIGSPTIETILDQVQICCKHQRFTDDLALMQVVFP; encoded by the coding sequence ATGGTGAAAATTCTGATCATCGATGATGATCCCATTACCCAGCTCCTCTTACGCCGCACACTTGAAAAACAGGGGTATCAGGTGACTGTCGCCAGCGATGGTCAAGAAGGCCTCTCAAAGGCACAGCAACTCTGCCCTGCCTTAATCATCTGCGATTGGATGATGCCGGTATTGGATGGAATTGGCGTTTGTCAGAAATTAAAATCAAATCCACAACTTTCTGCCACTTTTTTTATTTTGTTAACGTCTCGATCTGATCTGGACGATCGAATTGCTGGACTGAATGCTGGGGCCGATGAGTTTTTAACAAAACCCATTGATATGAGTGAACTGCGGGCCCGTGTGCGGGCAGGGCTGAGGCTCTATCACTTAAACCAGGACTTACACGAACAAAAACAAAGGCTGGAAGCGGAATTGGCAGAGGCTGCCCAATATGTTCGTTCCATTTTGCCTGCCCCCCTACAATCACCGATTCAAATCCAGTCCCGGTTTATTCCGTCTAGTCAATTAGGTGGGGATTGCTTTGATTACTATTGGCTAACCCCAGATACGTTGATTCTGTATCTTCTAGATGTGTCGGGACATGGTTTAGGGGCAGCCTTGCCATCGGTATCAATATTAAATATGTTGCGATCGCAAGCATTCCCAGGCATCAATTACCAACATCCCCATGAAGTGTTGCATGCTCTCAATCAACGATTCACCATGAGCCCCGAAAACCCTAAATACCTCACCATTTGGTATGGGGTTTATCATCGCTCTCGTCAAGAATTAGTATTTTCCAGTGCCGGGCATCCGCCAGCCCTATTGATGTCAACATCAGAACCAGAGGTACAGACCTTAAAAACACCAGGACTCCCCTTGGGAATGTTTGCAGAATTTACCTATCAAAGTCAGAGCTGTAACATCACGCCACATCAAACCCTCTATATCTTTAGCGATGGGATTTATGAAATCCCTAAAACCAACAATCAACTGCTGGGGCTAGAAGGATTCTCCCATGTACTCCAACAGCTTCATCAAATAGGATCCCCCACAATTGAAACTATTTTGGACCAAGTACAAATATGTTGTAAGCACCAGCGCTTTACCGATGATTTAGCACTAATGCAAGTTGTCTTTCCGTAA
- a CDS encoding STAS domain-containing protein has protein sequence MRPNVTTIQPNNILDGVTGAVFRQEVAAAVEAGADIVLVDCQDISFMDSSGLGALVLALKFMRAAERQLVLCSLNQQVKTLFQLTEIAQVFQIYDNRQHFEQSGLLGS, from the coding sequence ATGCGTCCCAATGTAACAACCATACAACCGAATAATATTTTGGACGGAGTCACTGGCGCGGTCTTTCGTCAGGAAGTAGCAGCTGCAGTTGAGGCGGGTGCCGATATTGTTTTGGTAGATTGCCAAGATATTTCATTTATGGATAGCTCTGGTCTAGGTGCTTTGGTCCTAGCCCTGAAATTTATGCGGGCAGCCGAACGTCAGCTCGTGCTTTGTTCGCTCAATCAGCAGGTTAAGACCCTTTTTCAGTTGACTGAAATCGCTCAAGTGTTTCAGATCTACGACAATCGGCAACATTTCGAACAAAGTGGGCTTTTAGGTTCTTGA
- a CDS encoding phosphatidate cytidylyltransferase has product MPWARIISGLIAIVLALGMILLGGWYFTLGFCILVYLAQDEYFDLVRAKGNRPAGKTTMIVSQLLLITATINGMLADAVLPVAGTFICFYLLFQPKLATISDISSSILGLFYGGYLPSFWIRLRSLGTPEASNLPLWGYWPEQWSNINLLPVGLTITLLAFGCIWAADIGAYTFGRLFGKTRLSDISPKKTVEGAVFGVLGSLTVAIIGAYTFIWPFWLFLGAALGLLIGVASLLGDLTESMMKRDAGVKDSGQLIPGHGGILDRADSYVFTAPLVYYFVTLLLPLIEAI; this is encoded by the coding sequence ATGCCTTGGGCTCGTATCATTAGTGGACTGATTGCCATCGTTCTAGCGTTGGGCATGATTTTATTGGGTGGATGGTACTTTACCCTTGGTTTTTGCATCCTTGTCTATCTGGCTCAAGATGAGTATTTTGACCTGGTTCGGGCCAAAGGTAACCGGCCAGCTGGCAAAACTACCATGATTGTTAGCCAGTTGCTGTTGATCACCGCCACCATTAACGGCATGCTGGCTGATGCAGTTTTACCCGTTGCGGGAACCTTCATCTGTTTCTATCTGTTATTTCAACCGAAACTGGCCACTATTTCCGATATTTCTAGTTCAATCTTGGGTCTCTTTTATGGGGGATACCTACCCAGTTTTTGGATTAGATTACGATCACTAGGTACGCCAGAAGCCAGCAATTTACCTCTATGGGGATATTGGCCAGAACAATGGTCGAATATCAATTTGCTGCCTGTCGGATTAACGATTACCCTTCTTGCCTTTGGTTGTATTTGGGCTGCAGATATTGGTGCCTATACATTTGGTCGGCTATTTGGTAAAACCCGCTTATCAGATATTAGCCCCAAAAAAACAGTAGAAGGAGCAGTATTCGGAGTTTTAGGTAGCCTGACCGTTGCTATTATTGGTGCATATACCTTTATTTGGCCATTTTGGCTGTTTCTCGGAGCAGCCTTGGGGTTGTTGATTGGTGTTGCCAGTTTATTAGGAGACCTGACGGAATCCATGATGAAGCGAGATGCAGGAGTCAAAGACTCTGGGCAACTAATTCCTGGCCACGGCGGTATTTTAGATCGCGCAGATAGTTACGTATTTACGGCTCCCTTGGTTTACTATTTTGTCACCCTATTATTGCCTCTCATAGAAGCCATATAA
- a CDS encoding HU family DNA-binding protein: MNKGELVDAIADKTGVTKKQADVTLSAAVDVIIDAVSHGDKVTLVGFGSFEPRDRKARNGRNPQTGKKLKIPATRVPAFSAGKLFKDKVAP; the protein is encoded by the coding sequence ATGAATAAAGGCGAATTAGTTGATGCTATTGCTGATAAAACAGGAGTAACCAAGAAGCAAGCTGACGTTACGCTCAGTGCTGCGGTTGATGTCATTATCGATGCCGTTAGCCATGGCGATAAAGTTACTTTAGTCGGATTTGGTAGTTTCGAACCACGCGATCGCAAAGCCAGAAATGGCCGTAATCCACAAACTGGCAAGAAGCTAAAAATCCCTGCCACCAGAGTTCCTGCCTTTAGTGCTGGGAAATTGTTTAAAGATAAAGTTGCTCCATAA
- a CDS encoding M23 family metallopeptidase has protein sequence MYLVRIGKVLIQKGLISDFQLQQALQIQKQTGQKLGEILIQQGHISQLQLKQVLVEQRCRNFLACSLLTLSTLGPTFSITPPQSASSQSPENQKVLRLKPKSNVGGALNSTSQVSQPDPLSLTIAASHTPTVATPLKGFCHPLNGRGYLSQGIRGKTHQNRMEYAYDIASSIGTPVYAMRAGRVIRLQDKYPDTGGTRVNASRFNYVWIEHEHGYRSAYAHLQQGFRQRVQLKAGDWVKAGQLIGYSGNSGWSSGPHLHVEVQSQGSRARFSQTVPFQISGSCSTLARKAS, from the coding sequence ATGTATCTAGTCCGTATTGGTAAAGTCCTGATTCAAAAAGGACTTATTAGTGACTTCCAATTACAACAAGCCCTCCAAATCCAAAAGCAGACTGGACAAAAGTTAGGTGAAATACTGATTCAGCAGGGTCATATTTCTCAACTTCAGCTGAAGCAAGTTTTAGTTGAGCAACGGTGTCGAAATTTCCTAGCTTGCTCTCTACTAACCCTCAGTACCCTTGGCCCCACTTTCTCTATCACACCTCCTCAATCTGCCAGTTCCCAATCTCCTGAGAACCAGAAAGTTCTGCGTTTAAAGCCTAAATCTAATGTTGGAGGTGCTCTAAACTCCACATCCCAAGTATCTCAGCCAGATCCACTGTCTCTCACTATTGCAGCTAGCCATACCCCAACCGTTGCCACTCCCCTGAAAGGGTTTTGCCACCCTCTTAATGGAAGAGGATATCTATCTCAAGGAATTCGTGGTAAAACTCATCAAAATCGGATGGAATATGCTTACGATATCGCCAGTTCAATTGGTACCCCTGTTTATGCAATGCGGGCAGGGCGGGTAATCAGACTACAAGATAAATATCCAGACACGGGCGGGACCCGAGTGAATGCCTCCAGGTTTAACTATGTTTGGATCGAACATGAACATGGCTATCGCTCGGCATATGCTCACTTACAACAAGGTTTCCGACAACGGGTCCAACTTAAAGCTGGAGACTGGGTAAAAGCGGGACAACTTATAGGCTACAGTGGCAATTCGGGATGGTCTTCAGGTCCGCATTTACATGTTGAAGTGCAAAGCCAAGGTAGTCGGGCAAGGTTTTCTCAAACTGTTCCATTTCAGATTTCAGGTTCTTGCAGCACATTAGCTCGTAAAGCTAGCTAA
- the tnpA gene encoding IS200/IS605 family transposase: MVENRRGNHTVTRLTVHIVWVTKYRYQVLKGEVQERCRELLIQIYDAEDIRILKGVVSKDHVHMLIEYPPSKSISDIVKRLKGRISRRLQQEYRELEKRYWGKHLWAIGYGAWSTGNISERMVEEYLEHHRPVSNNDVDMFMLE, encoded by the coding sequence ATGGTCGAGAATCGTCGAGGGAATCATACCGTCACCCGTTTAACAGTTCATATCGTGTGGGTCACCAAGTATCGCTATCAAGTGCTCAAAGGGGAAGTGCAAGAACGATGCCGAGAATTACTCATCCAGATATATGATGCAGAGGATATCCGCATATTAAAAGGTGTGGTCAGTAAAGATCATGTTCATATGCTGATTGAATATCCACCATCGAAATCGATTAGTGACATCGTCAAGCGGTTGAAAGGTCGCATATCAAGACGTCTTCAGCAAGAGTATCGAGAATTGGAGAAGCGATATTGGGGGAAGCATTTGTGGGCCATAGGTTATGGAGCCTGGAGTACGGGTAACATCAGTGAACGGATGGTAGAAGAATATTTGGAGCATCACCGTCCCGTGTCAAATAACGATGTAGATATGTTCATGCTGGAGTGA
- a CDS encoding type II toxin-antitoxin system HicB family antitoxin has translation MSNYIRAVMSRATYTAAADGTTYGEIPGFEKVSARADTLEQCRHDLVESLEEWIFSRVTRQLPVPIIDGIQLSTKEMM, from the coding sequence TTGTCTAACTATATTCGAGCCGTTATGTCCCGAGCGACATATACTGCTGCTGCCGATGGCACAACCTATGGAGAAATACCTGGGTTCGAGAAGGTTTCTGCCCGTGCAGACACCCTAGAGCAATGCCGGCATGACTTAGTAGAATCTCTAGAAGAATGGATTTTCTCGAGAGTAACCCGACAATTACCGGTCCCTATCATTGACGGTATTCAACTATCCACAAAAGAAATGATGTAA
- a CDS encoding rhodanese-like domain-containing protein: protein MYSQDFSSIPEIDVETLAAQLNDDATRIQLLDVREPQEVAIASLNSFQNIPLSEFAEWSTTIGQQLDQHQETWVMCHHGMRSAQVCVWLSQNGFTNVKNVSGGIDAYSMKVDTSIPRY, encoded by the coding sequence ATGTATTCACAAGATTTTTCTAGTATTCCCGAAATTGATGTAGAGACGCTAGCAGCTCAATTGAACGATGATGCAACTCGCATTCAACTCCTAGATGTTAGAGAACCTCAGGAAGTTGCGATCGCAAGTCTGAATTCATTCCAAAATATTCCTCTCAGTGAGTTTGCGGAGTGGTCAACTACCATTGGCCAACAGCTCGATCAGCATCAGGAAACCTGGGTAATGTGCCATCATGGCATGAGATCGGCTCAGGTTTGTGTATGGTTAAGTCAAAATGGGTTTACTAACGTCAAGAATGTCAGTGGTGGCATTGATGCTTATTCAATGAAGGTAGACACCAGCATCCCACGCTATTAA
- the hrcA gene encoding heat-inducible transcriptional repressor HrcA: MDLSLTNRQQQVLRATVDHYIATAEPVGSKALAREYSLSISPATIRNVMGRLEEEGLLFQPHTSAGRVPSDFGYRHYVDELVMPSTTLMSQIKHALDQKLRTDSWIFEVLLRDAAQILATLSGCVALITLPQATTSTIRHLHLVQVEPHRVMLILVTDAYETQSVMMELPHSTWDEVDPDRIEQELQILSNFLNHHFVGSSLQDLVALDPCELDREFQKYTDFLKILLTDLTQQCKSLSPKNILVGGLAEVLRQPEFSELQQAQTLIHLLEDGQDLLRPLFNELMADEIKQGADVVHRSTKVNVRIGSENSLESIQAYSLVSSTYQKGELPMGSVGVLGPTRMAYEKVIALVTVTADYLSTCLTQVA; this comes from the coding sequence ATGGACCTTAGCCTTACTAACCGTCAACAACAAGTTTTGCGGGCAACCGTGGATCACTACATTGCTACGGCTGAACCGGTCGGGTCTAAAGCTTTAGCACGAGAATATTCTTTGAGTATTAGTCCAGCGACCATTCGCAATGTGATGGGGAGGTTGGAGGAAGAAGGCTTGCTCTTTCAACCCCATACTTCAGCGGGTCGTGTTCCTTCAGACTTTGGCTATCGGCATTATGTGGATGAACTGGTGATGCCCTCAACCACATTGATGTCCCAGATTAAACATGCCCTCGATCAAAAGCTACGAACTGACAGCTGGATTTTTGAAGTGCTGCTTCGCGATGCTGCTCAAATTCTCGCGACCTTGAGCGGCTGTGTGGCTTTGATCACCCTGCCCCAAGCCACGACCTCCACTATCCGCCATCTCCATCTCGTCCAGGTTGAGCCCCATCGGGTCATGTTGATTTTAGTGACCGATGCCTACGAGACTCAGTCCGTGATGATGGAGTTACCCCACTCGACCTGGGATGAAGTGGATCCAGACCGAATTGAACAGGAACTGCAGATTCTCTCTAATTTTTTGAACCACCATTTTGTGGGAAGTTCATTGCAAGACTTAGTTGCGCTGGATCCATGTGAACTGGATCGGGAATTTCAAAAATATACTGATTTCTTAAAAATATTGCTGACGGATCTGACACAACAGTGTAAATCCCTCAGTCCTAAAAATATCTTAGTGGGTGGTTTAGCAGAGGTTTTGCGACAGCCTGAATTCTCTGAATTACAGCAGGCTCAGACCTTAATTCACTTATTAGAAGATGGCCAAGATCTGCTTCGACCTCTTTTTAATGAGTTGATGGCTGATGAGATTAAACAAGGGGCTGATGTGGTACATCGGAGTACGAAAGTCAACGTTCGCATCGGCTCAGAAAATAGCCTTGAGTCTATTCAGGCCTACTCCCTGGTCTCTTCAACCTATCAAAAAGGCGAATTGCCGATGGGAAGTGTTGGCGTACTTGGACCCACTCGTATGGCCTATGAAAAAGTCATTGCTCTGGTAACAGTGACCGCCGATTATCTATCTACCTGTCTCACCCAGGTCGCTTAA